The following coding sequences are from one Pseudoalteromonas carrageenovora IAM 12662 window:
- a CDS encoding ornithine cyclodeaminase, with the protein MSHFIAQPKQGVPFVSVQAMAKLINKVGIENVLLELTQRLEHDFARWDEFDKSPRYAAHSPDGVIELMPVSDGKMFSCKYVNGHPKNTFKELQTVAAFGILSDVDSGYPVMISEMCLLTALRTAATSALVAKYLAPKHSTTLTLIGNGAQSEFQALAFKAVLGITHIRLYDIDKNASQKAFNNLSNCGLNVTICNSAKEAVQGAHIITTCTADKKNATILTSDMIPQGVHLNAIGGDCPGKTELDSQLLTRANVFVEYEPQTRIEGEIQQMSDTFAVTEFHKVINKQTPGRTSNNELTIFDGVGFASEDFTALVYIKDALVAAGEFELLDLITQQADPRNLFSVLNTEQSNKSVSQEQVA; encoded by the coding sequence ATGAGTCATTTTATCGCACAACCTAAACAAGGTGTTCCATTCGTTAGCGTACAGGCAATGGCCAAACTTATAAATAAAGTCGGAATAGAAAACGTATTGCTTGAGCTTACCCAAAGATTAGAACACGACTTTGCTCGCTGGGACGAATTTGATAAATCGCCACGTTATGCAGCGCACTCTCCAGATGGCGTAATAGAGCTTATGCCAGTAAGCGACGGTAAAATGTTTAGTTGTAAATATGTAAATGGTCATCCAAAAAATACCTTTAAGGAACTTCAAACCGTGGCCGCGTTTGGTATTTTGTCGGATGTTGATAGCGGCTATCCGGTTATGATCAGCGAAATGTGCTTACTAACAGCTTTACGCACAGCGGCTACATCGGCGCTTGTGGCAAAATATTTAGCGCCTAAGCACTCAACAACGCTTACATTAATTGGTAATGGTGCACAGTCTGAGTTTCAAGCATTAGCTTTTAAAGCTGTATTAGGCATTACTCACATTCGTTTATACGATATTGATAAAAATGCCTCACAAAAAGCGTTTAACAATTTAAGTAACTGTGGCTTAAACGTGACTATTTGTAATAGCGCAAAAGAGGCCGTACAAGGCGCGCACATTATTACCACCTGCACAGCCGATAAAAAAAATGCCACTATTTTAACCAGCGATATGATCCCCCAGGGTGTGCATTTAAATGCCATTGGTGGCGATTGCCCTGGTAAAACAGAGCTTGATTCACAATTATTAACGCGCGCAAATGTGTTTGTAGAGTACGAACCGCAAACCAGAATAGAGGGCGAAATACAGCAAATGAGCGATACCTTTGCCGTAACAGAGTTTCATAAAGTAATTAATAAACAAACACCTGGGCGTACAAGTAACAACGAGCTTACAATATTTGATGGGGTAGGCTTTGCAAGCGAAGACTTTACCGCGCTGGTGTATATTAAAGACGCGCTGGTGGCTGCGGGTGAGTTTGAACTACTTGATTTAATTACACAACAAGCCGATCCACGTAACTTGTTTTCGGTGCTTAATACAGAGCAAAGTAATAAATCAGTAAGCCAAGAGCAAGTCGCATGA
- the ctlX gene encoding citrulline utilization hydrolase CtlX, translated as MSIIKQAPTAVVMVRPHHFTSNPQTMLDNTFQSTCNSQNQSQLAFDEVTNAVKLLQNEGVTVHLFEDEHTHTPDSVFPNNWFSTHQSGELVMYPMYAENRRLEYRKDIIDFLTNHYKVLSVTDYSFLAKENAFLEGTGSLVIDHPHKLAYAVESKRTTKTVVNTVCEQLKLKPVVFNAYDEQGTAVYHTNVLMCVATEFAMISLNMVPNSQHKQLTSHLIQSHLEVINLTNAQISSFCGNAIELQGTNGRILALSQTAFNALTTEQKAAIQKTAKLVPLPIPTIESAGGSVRCMIAGIHLQSK; from the coding sequence ATGAGCATAATAAAGCAAGCACCAACAGCGGTGGTGATGGTGCGCCCGCATCACTTTACATCTAATCCACAAACCATGTTAGACAATACGTTTCAAAGTACCTGTAACTCACAAAATCAGAGCCAGCTTGCCTTTGACGAAGTCACTAATGCGGTTAAATTATTACAAAACGAGGGCGTAACGGTTCATCTTTTTGAAGACGAACATACACACACGCCCGATTCTGTGTTTCCAAATAATTGGTTTTCTACCCATCAAAGTGGCGAGCTAGTTATGTACCCAATGTACGCAGAAAACAGAAGGCTAGAATATCGAAAAGATATTATTGATTTTTTGACTAATCACTATAAAGTGTTGTCTGTGACTGATTATTCATTTTTAGCGAAAGAAAATGCATTTTTAGAAGGCACAGGATCGCTTGTTATTGACCACCCCCATAAGCTTGCTTATGCAGTAGAATCTAAGCGCACTACTAAAACCGTGGTTAATACAGTGTGCGAGCAATTAAAGCTAAAACCTGTTGTATTTAACGCCTACGATGAGCAAGGTACTGCGGTTTATCATACTAATGTATTAATGTGTGTAGCCACAGAGTTTGCCATGATCAGCTTAAATATGGTGCCAAATAGTCAGCACAAACAATTAACTAGCCATTTGATACAAAGCCATTTAGAAGTAATAAACTTAACTAATGCGCAAATAAGTAGCTTTTGCGGCAACGCAATAGAGTTACAAGGTACAAATGGTCGTATTTTAGCACTCTCACAAACGGCGTTTAATGCACTTACAACCGAGCAAAAAGCAGCAATACAAAAAACAGCTAAACTTGTTCCGTTACCTATACCAACCATAGAGTCGGCGGGAGGTTCGGTTAGATGCATGATTGCTGGCATACACCTGCAAAGTAAATAA
- a CDS encoding alanine/glycine:cation symporter family protein has translation MFDTVVKSVNGLLWGEGQILIYILLFAGIWFSVRLKAIQIVKFKHMFSLLKGSSKCKKDDISSFQALCTGLCARVGTGNLAGVAVAISLGGSGAIFWMWVIAILGMATGFAESVLGQVYKVRDSSGEFRGGPAYYIQQGLGSRAFAIVFAACLFLGYGFTFSAMQTNTITDALNYAFQVPTFYSGLVITVLAGSIILGGFKAIARFAERVVPLMGILFVAAAVIITIMNLPQVPAMLKDVFLSAFGLQEAGAGAMGAAIKNGIQRGLYSNEAGAGSVPHAAASASPIPNHPVTQGYIQMLGVFFDTIVLCSCTAVVILLADVDISGEMEGIRLTQSAMTAHLAQGGVYFVAAAITLFAFTSVVANYAYAESNLHLFKLDNKVGRTIYTLLYLSMMLWGASASLKEVWDLADIALGLMTVVNVIAIILLTPTILSVNRDYNTQREKGIEPEFKVKDVKVQGKCESGIWD, from the coding sequence ATGTTCGATACCGTAGTAAAAAGTGTAAATGGCCTATTATGGGGAGAAGGCCAAATACTAATCTACATACTACTGTTTGCAGGTATTTGGTTTTCGGTACGTTTAAAAGCAATTCAAATAGTAAAATTTAAACACATGTTTAGCCTGTTAAAAGGCAGTAGCAAGTGTAAAAAAGACGACATTTCATCATTTCAAGCATTGTGTACAGGCCTGTGTGCCCGTGTAGGTACAGGTAATTTAGCCGGGGTCGCTGTTGCAATTTCACTAGGCGGAAGCGGCGCCATATTTTGGATGTGGGTTATAGCCATACTAGGCATGGCAACCGGCTTTGCCGAAAGTGTATTAGGGCAAGTGTATAAAGTACGCGATAGTAGTGGAGAATTTAGAGGCGGCCCCGCCTATTATATTCAACAAGGTTTGGGCAGCCGTGCCTTTGCTATTGTGTTTGCCGCGTGTTTATTTTTAGGTTATGGCTTTACTTTTAGTGCCATGCAAACCAATACCATAACCGACGCCCTTAACTATGCTTTTCAAGTACCTACCTTTTATTCTGGATTAGTTATTACCGTATTAGCAGGCTCAATTATATTAGGTGGCTTTAAAGCCATTGCCCGCTTTGCTGAGCGAGTAGTGCCATTAATGGGTATATTATTTGTAGCAGCTGCCGTTATTATTACAATTATGAACTTACCGCAAGTACCGGCCATGCTTAAAGATGTATTTTTATCGGCCTTTGGTTTGCAAGAGGCAGGCGCAGGTGCAATGGGGGCAGCCATTAAAAATGGTATTCAACGCGGTTTATATTCTAACGAAGCCGGTGCAGGTAGTGTGCCGCATGCTGCAGCAAGCGCAAGCCCCATTCCTAACCACCCAGTAACACAAGGCTACATACAAATGCTTGGCGTGTTTTTCGACACCATTGTGCTTTGTAGTTGTACCGCAGTAGTTATTTTATTAGCCGATGTTGATATAAGCGGCGAAATGGAAGGCATACGTTTAACGCAAAGCGCTATGACCGCACATTTAGCACAAGGCGGTGTGTACTTTGTTGCAGCTGCAATTACCTTATTTGCATTTACCTCGGTAGTAGCAAATTATGCCTACGCAGAAAGTAACCTTCATTTATTTAAGCTCGATAACAAAGTAGGGCGCACAATTTATACATTACTTTATTTATCAATGATGCTGTGGGGCGCATCGGCGTCTCTAAAAGAAGTCTGGGATTTAGCCGATATAGCATTAGGGTTAATGACAGTGGTTAACGTAATCGCTATTATATTGCTCACGCCAACTATTTTGTCTGTTAATCGCGACTACAACACACAAAGAGAAAAAGGCATAGAGCCCGAATTTAAAGTAAAAGACGTTAAAGTACAGGGTAAATGCGAAAGCGGCATTTGGGATTGA
- a CDS encoding patatin-like phospholipase family protein: MIDIHAGKTAAKIINEQGFKPELFTSFLGASGGPKWFTLFGLDKYIFGEFFKDRTQQLNLIGSSAGAFRSACFAQNDPVAAIERLAKSYSQTRYSSNKPTPNEITIKARALLEDVFGDNGVTEIINNPVFKAHFIVAKSNGFIASENKLIQLLGLSKSYMLNRVNRKLLGSQYERFIFGAPNSNLSITDSYNFKTQNIPLSQTNLKDALLASGSIPLVMQGIKNIAGSPPGIYRDGGIIDYHFDLKINNPGLILYPHFNSEPKAGWFDKNLKRKVSPQNYDSVVMITPSKEFIAGLPYGKIPDRNDFTDLDADTRIKYWNTVFSETEKLAEAFDKRLMIK; the protein is encoded by the coding sequence ATGATCGACATTCACGCAGGTAAAACAGCAGCAAAAATTATTAACGAGCAGGGCTTTAAACCGGAGTTATTTACCTCTTTTTTAGGGGCAAGTGGCGGGCCTAAATGGTTTACATTATTTGGCTTAGACAAATATATTTTTGGTGAGTTTTTTAAAGACCGCACCCAACAACTTAATTTAATTGGTTCTTCTGCTGGCGCATTTCGTTCAGCCTGTTTTGCACAAAACGACCCCGTTGCTGCCATTGAGCGTTTAGCCAAATCGTATTCGCAAACTAGGTACTCAAGTAATAAACCAACACCAAATGAAATAACAATAAAAGCGCGTGCATTACTTGAAGATGTTTTTGGAGACAATGGCGTAACCGAAATTATAAATAACCCTGTATTTAAAGCGCATTTTATAGTGGCTAAATCTAATGGCTTTATTGCTAGCGAAAATAAATTAATACAGCTACTGGGTTTATCAAAAAGTTATATGCTCAACCGTGTTAACCGAAAATTATTAGGCTCACAGTACGAGCGATTTATTTTTGGCGCACCCAACAGCAATTTATCAATAACCGACAGTTATAATTTTAAAACCCAAAACATACCACTTAGCCAAACAAATTTAAAAGATGCCTTACTTGCATCAGGCTCTATACCACTTGTTATGCAAGGCATAAAAAATATTGCAGGCTCGCCACCAGGCATTTATCGGGATGGAGGAATAATTGACTACCACTTTGATTTAAAAATTAATAACCCAGGCTTAATTTTATATCCGCATTTTAATAGCGAGCCAAAAGCAGGGTGGTTTGATAAAAATTTAAAACGTAAAGTGTCCCCACAAAATTACGATAGCGTGGTGATGATCACCCCATCAAAAGAATTTATAGCCGGTTTACCTTACGGAAAAATTCCAGACAGAAACGACTTTACTGATCTTGATGCAGACACACGTATTAAATATTGGAATACCGTTTTTAGTGAAACTGAAAAATTGGCTGAAGCATTTGATAAGAGATTAATGATTAAATAA
- a CDS encoding lipid-binding SYLF domain-containing protein: protein MKKFIILSVITLSVLLTGCATTGSASPGEKRSLVQSMKSNTLDKLYAQKPDVKKQIANSAGYAAFDNANVNVVLASFGGGYGVVKNNLTGKSTYMNMGEAGLGLGLGVKDFNVVMVFHNQAAVNRFIEHGWAFGGNADAAAKYEDKGGALVAEAIADQVTVYSLTENGLALQAVLKGTKFWVDSELN, encoded by the coding sequence ATGAAAAAGTTTATTATTTTAAGTGTAATTACATTAAGTGTTTTACTTACAGGTTGTGCCACAACGGGCAGTGCTTCACCAGGCGAAAAACGCTCTTTAGTACAAAGCATGAAATCAAATACACTAGACAAATTATATGCACAAAAACCCGATGTTAAAAAACAAATTGCCAACTCGGCTGGTTACGCTGCATTTGATAACGCAAACGTCAATGTTGTTTTAGCCAGTTTTGGTGGTGGTTATGGTGTAGTAAAAAATAACTTAACCGGTAAATCAACTTACATGAATATGGGCGAAGCCGGTTTAGGCCTAGGTTTAGGTGTTAAAGACTTTAATGTTGTTATGGTTTTTCATAACCAAGCAGCAGTAAATAGATTTATTGAACACGGTTGGGCATTTGGCGGAAACGCAGATGCAGCAGCAAAATATGAAGATAAAGGCGGTGCATTGGTTGCCGAAGCTATTGCAGATCAGGTTACAGTATATTCTTTAACCGAAAATGGCCTTGCACTACAAGCTGTACTAAAAGGCACTAAATTTTGGGTAGATTCTGAGCTAAATTAA